The region ACTGTTTCCAGGCAGGTCAGTTGGCCCGTGTAGTCTTTGTGTAAGAACTTGTATGCGGTTTGTGTGAATAATGTGTATCTCTCAGATCATTGCACTCCTGTCTTTCCTGTCTATAGGAACAAACACCCAACCAAACACACTCACACTTGTTTCCATCTCATTTGaaaatctatttttttatttaacctttatttaactaggcaagtcagttaagaacacattcttatttacaatgacggcctaggaacggtgggttaactgccatagtcagaacgacagatttttaccttgtcagctcggggattcgatcaagcaacctttcggttactggcccaacgctctaaccactaggctacctgccgcccctaacgCCGGCACTCACATTGTTCCAtgaccagtctctctctataatgGCCTACCCCTCCCTCAACGCCAACGTCTGTCTGCATGCTTTCGATGATGCTAACCAGACAGACCTCCTCTATAATCTGTCTCTCCTGTTCTGCCTTGATTGATCAATCAACCGATTTCTAGATTTATTGACTAACTGATTGATCATGTCCCTACCTGTGTACTGCAGGCTCCAGACTGTAATGTGGTGGGTGTTGGGGAGAAGGTCCTCCTGTTCAGACACCAGACAGGCTTGGAACACCTCCTCCACAGACTCACGGACCAGGATGCACTGCTGGACGGCGACCTGATAGAGATCATCCTCTCAGGTCAGACCggggtttgtgtcccaaatggaaccctattccctttgtagtgccctACTTATGACCAGGGCCCACATATGGTTCATTGAATGTACTGAAATGTAGTACGTTAAGTGTCCAGATAAAGTAATGGAATATCTGCTCTTTCTGATCTGACTCAGGATCAGCTACTGTGACGGAGATAAAGATCCGCCCACACTCCCTGGCTGTCCAATCATATCGCACCCCCACCTTCTGTCATCACTGTGGGGAGATGCTGTGGGGGTTGGTACGTCAAGGGTTAAAATGTGAAGGTAGGAAAGTAGGTACAGTAATAATTCATCCTTCATGTCATTAATCGCAGTAAGAACCTTCACTAtttatttcatgttgaattcTTTGTCGTATCTACCATTTTACCTAAATAGATTTTGTCTTAATTATGTCTcacatctctatcctctctcgtCTCTGTAGGTTGCGGGTTAGACTTTCATAAGCGCTGTGCGCTGCAGTTGCCTAGTGACTGTAGGCGTGCACGCCGTCGTGTGTGTGGCCCCAGCCTGTCCTTATTCCCCCCTGCCAGGCCCCGGACACACTCCCTCTCCACACCTGCAGGGGGCAGTATGGAGGAGGTCAGCACCAGTCATTATGGGCCGAATCCATTCCGCTGTTTAAGAGTGACATTTGTGTGTGATTCTAAAATCAGACATGTAATCTttctgttattctctctctccctccttctttgtCTTTCACCCATATCATGTTATTGCTATTGTTCTACAGAAAAGCTCTTGCAAAACCCTGTTTTAAAGCATCAGCATTCTGTCCACATGACCCACCATCACATGAGCCACTTCCTCTTAATATATAGCAGTATTCAATTATCTTATAGTTAATAAACTTATTATTATAGCATCtgtgttatattatataggttatgcaaacaaatagttggtcaaaccctaacaCCCCCCTCTccatttccccctctctctctcttccagattAGTATGTCCAAACCCAGGCCCAGACCTCCGTCGTGGGCAGATCAACCGGTGTGGCTGGGGGTGGTCCAGGGAACGGGTGGCGTGGCGGGCAGGGCCAGGGTGCCACACACCTTCcacatccacagctacaccaagCCCACCGTGTGCCAACACTGCTACCACCTCCTTAAGGGCCTGTTCCGCCAGGGCCTGCAGTGCTCCGGTGAGAGGGGCCAGAGGTCAGGGGTTGAAGGTCATAATTCAGATTGGGAGGTTGGTCACTGGGGTACTAAATACATGTATGATGCTTTCTCTAATCATAAGTTTCTGAAGCAGGTATGTCAATTGTAGTATCTGGGATCTACATCTGTTTATATTAGTTACTATGCTGTTACTAAGCAGTAATGTATTACGGCAGTGTTACGTTACTACACCTAATAGGAAATGCACATGCGCACTATTGGGCCGGGGGCTGTAGTGCACGAGAGGTTTTGACTAAAGGAAAACAAACTGTACTCCCGTCTCCTGCCTGGTCATTTCTCCACAACACAAATATTACAGTGGCGACGAGGTGATTGAACTTCTTAAACGGACATTGCTTTAAGGGAAGAATGTTGCGTGAGTAATGAAACTCAAAATAATGATGTCATTCGtcagttattttttattttctttcgccAGTAGAAAAGGCTAAGCACTGCTAGTAGGTACAGTGTTCAGGAGCTGCCAAGTAGCAAGACTATTGGAGTCCAGAATAGCGACACTGCCCTCtggtggttaaataaaaaaacagtcaTTGAACCCATTGAAATTAGGCGATCTCAGTGGAGAAATATTGTCAAGAAAAAAAGGAAGAAGAAACGTAACACGGTGTGTATATTATTACAAATGAGTGCAGTGAATGAAGTAATTGCAGAAACTTCTGAAGTGAAGAATTAGATGAAAATTCAGAAAATTAAGGAATACAAGGAATAAGGAAACTGGACAATTAACTGTGAAAATGGCAACCATTGGTCGAGTACCAGAGTTTGAGGCTACAAAAGAGGATTTTGATTCCTATTTAGAGCGTTTTGAGTGTTGGCGGGCTGCAAATGAAATCAAAGATGAAAAGAAAGCAGATGTATTTCTCAGTGTTTTGGGTGCAACTGAGTATGGATTGCTGAAAGGTCTCATTGAACCACTAAAAGCAGTGGAGTTGACCTATGCAGAACTGACTGAAACTCTTTCAAGGCATTTCAAGCCTAAGCAAATTCTCATTGCAGAACGTTTCAGATTTTACGAACGTCACCAGAGTCAAGGGGAAACTGTGGCTGACTACATCCTTGCTTTGAAAAGGCTGGCAAGTACATGTGAGTTTGCACAATTTCTTGATGATGCTCTTCGAGATAAGTTTGTATGTGGTCTCACAGGTGAAGCATATCACAGAAGGCTTCTGTCAGAGAAGGACCTGACCTTTAAGAAAGCCTGTGATATCGCACTTGGACTCGAGCTTGCCCACAGGGATACTATTGAGCTATCGGGACATGCAGAACGTCAGAAAGGTGTTCACAAGGTCAGTGATGTACGTGGTGGAAAAGGCTCACAAAAGTCACACTTTTCTCAGTCCCGTCCTCAAGGTTACACAAGAACAAAGCAGCCCACATCtcaaaggtctaagccatgttgcTACAGATGTGGGGGAGATAATCATCAGCACAGTGAATGTCGATTCCAAAATGAAAAGTGCCACAATTGTGGAAAGGTTGGACATTTACAGAGAGTGTGTAAAGCTTCAAAACGCACAGCAAGAGCGCACAAAGTGTCAGATGCAGCACAAGAAGAGGAAGGTACAACTGAAACAGTATTGGAACTGTTCACAGTGTACACAGCTCAACAACAAAAAGATGGAATCTATCTCAGCATGGAGTTAGCGGGAAAACCAGTACAAATGCAGCTGGACACCGGATCGTCTGTATCTCTGGTTCCAGAGTGTCCTCTTCAGCCAGCGTCCATCCGCCTTTCTTCATACACTGGTGACACTATTCCTGTGTTAGGGCAGATCCAGGTACCAGTCTGGTATGAGGGGAAGGAGTGGACGCTACCACTCCACTGTCAAAGGAGAAAAATCAGCCTTGCTAGGCAGAAACTGGCTACAAAAGATCATGTTGAACTGGGGAGAAATCTTCAGTCTGAGAAATGACAAACCAGTGAGTCAGGCTACACTCACTAACATGCTGGAGAAGCACAAAGAACTTTTCAAAGATGGCTACGGCAAAATACAAGACTTCACAGCAAAAGTCAGAGTGCAAGAAGGAACCAAGCCTATCGTTCACAAACCACGTCCAGTTCCCTATGCTCTTAAGGAAGCAGTAGAGAAGGAACTGGACCGCCTACAGAAGAATAACATAATCACGAAAGTAGCGAGGAGCGACTGGGCCGCTCCGATCGTTGTAGTGCCAAAGAAAGACAAGACCGTCAGAATGTGTGGAGACTACAAGTAAATCACTGGATACTACCAGAGGAGTATCCATTACCAAACGCTGAAGATCTGTTTGCCACTCTAGCTGGTGGGAAGGTTTTCAGTAAGCTGGACCTGTCATTTGCTTATCAGCAACTGAAGCTGGATCCGGAGTCAGAACAGTATCTGACCATCAATACACACTAGGGGCTATTCAGATTCAATCGGTTGGCCTATGGAATCTTGACAGTTCCAGCGATATTCCAACACACAATGAATCAGATCTTGGACGGTATAGACAACGTTGTGTGCTTCATGTACGACATCCTCATGTCAGCACCAACCATTGGAGAGCACCTTGTAGTGCTGGACAAAGTGATGTCAAGACTGGAGAAATACGGAGTGAGAATGAAACGCAGCAAGTGTGAGTTCCTCCAGGACTCAGTGGAGTATCTCGGATACAAGATTGATGCACAAGGCCTGCACCCAACCAACAGCAAGGTGGAAGCAATTGTAAACGCACCAGCACCCACAAATATCTCAGAGCTGAGGTCATTTTTGGGGCTCCTGAACTATTACGGAAAGTTTGTGGCAAACTTGTCCACATTGTTGCATCCGCTTCACCGACTGCTGCAGGCCGATACAAGTTGGAATTGGTCCCCACAATGCGAGGAAGCATTCAAGACTTGCAAACAGCGTCTGCTAAAGAGCAAGTGGCTTGCCCACTACGACACAGAGATGAAGCTGAGACTCGCGTGTGATGCATCTCCATACGGAGTAGGAGTCGTCATCTCACATGTTCTACCATCAGGTGAAGAACACCCTATTGCATTTGCATCACGGACTCTGTCACCAAGTGAGAAAAATTATGCTCAAATTGAGAAGGAAGCCCTGAACATAATATTCGGAGCGAAGAAGTTTCACAAATACCTCTatggaaggaagttccaactGCTGACAGATCACAAGCCTCTGTTGGCTATCCTTGGACCAGCTATACCAACCTTTGCTGCACTTCGAATGCAACGTTGGGCTCTGATATTGCTAGCCTACGACTACGAGATCGAGTATAGACGATCCAGTGAGCACGCAAATGCAGATGCACTATCAAGACTACCATGCAATAGTGACTCTGACAGTGAAGATCTTCCAGATCTCTCTCATTGACAAACTACCCATATCTGCTTCAGACATAGCTGAGGAAAGACCCAGTGCTTTCCAAAGTTTTGGACTTAACATTAGGCAGTTGGCCAACCTTTGTAAATGACGATAACCTTTGTCCATTCATCGACAAGAAAGACCAATTGTCTACTGATCAAGGATGTGTTCTGTGGGGATCAAGGGTGGTGGTACCTCACAAATTCCAGAGGAATTCCAGAGCACCAGCTACAGCAGAAGAAAGCTCATGACAGACACTCAAAGACTGTCAGAGAattcaaagagggagagaggatgatggtacagtgaggggaaaaaagtatttgatcccctgctgattttgtacgtttgcccacggacaaagaaatgatcagtctataagtttaatggtaggtttatttgaacagtgagagacagattaacaacaaaatccagaaaaacgcatgtcaaaaatgttattaattgatttgcattttaatgagggaaataagtatttgacccctctgcaaaacatgacttagtacttggtggcaaaacccttgttggcaatcacagaggtcagacatttcttgtagttggccaccaggtttgcacacatctcaggagggattttgtcccactcctctttgcagatcttctccaagtcattaaggtttcgaggctgacgtttgacaactcgaaccttcagctccctccacagattttctatggtattaaggtctggagactggctaggccactccaggaccataatgtgcttcttcttgatacactcctttgttgccttggccgtgtgttttgggtcattgtcatgctgaaataccaATCCACGacctattttcaatgccctggctgaaggaaggaggttctcacccaagatttgacggtacatggccccgtccatcgtccctttgatgcggtgaagttgtcctgtccccttagcagaaaaacacccccaaagcataatgtttccacctccatgtttgacgttggggatgggtcataggcagcattcctcctcctccaaacacagcgagttgagttgatgccaaagagctccattttggtctcatctgaccacaacactttcacccagttgtcctctgaatcattcagatgttcattggcaaacttcagacgggcatgtatatgtgctttcttgagcagggggaccttgtgggcgctgcaggatttcagtcctttacggcgtagtgtgttaccaattgttttcttggtgactatggtcccagttgccttgagatcattgacaagatcctcccgtgtagttctgggctgattcctcaccgttctcatgggggtgtttttctttgtcagtgtgcatacgtacaaaatcagcaggggatcaaatacttttttccctcactgtatatagactgtaAGCTGAACTGCCATCGTCGCTGTGAGTCCTCCCTGGTACCCGCTGACTGTCCTGGAGTGAGGACGAACACCAATGGGGAAGGAGGTGAGAGACAATGACAAACATAATGGCCTTAAATGTCAAAACTATTCCTAATGCTTTCAAGATGAAAGAAAAACTGCATATGTAATTGACTGTGTACTGTATTTACTTATTCAGTGACAGTTTAGTATTGCGGTTTGGTAGTGGTTTAGTGTTGTGGTTTAGTAGTGGTTTAGTATTGTGGTTTGGTAGTGGTTTAGTAGTGGTTTAGTATTGCGGTTTGGTAGTGGTTTAGTGTTGTGGTTTAGTATTGATGTAGTAAAGGATGCTACACAGACTCAGTGTCCAGTCTGGGCTATAATGACGacacagaggaggaggatatgagaTGCAGTATGACATCACTAGAAGACCATGACGATGAGCCATCAACTGAGGACCCATTCGCTGAGATCAAGGAGGTGGGACACCAGCCACCAATCACGTAAGAGGGATAACAAAATGCTGGGCTTTGATAGGATGTAAAGTTCAGTATGTTTCCACTTTGAGTTTTGATGATTATTTACTTATGATAGAGTATAGTACATCAGTGTCTGTCAACTGAAGTTGTAatagttctctctccctctttcatcccttcttccctcccccttccctctctctctctctctctctctccatccttccctctccctccatccctccctctctctctcccagtccgtGTTTCAGTAGTTATATTCCTCTGATGCGGGTGGTCCAATCAGTTCGTCACACTAAGAGACGGGCCAGTGGAGTCCTGAGAGAGGGCTGGCTACTGCATCACACCAACACCGACACACTGGtgagaacgaacacacacacacacacacacacacacacacacacacacacacacacacacacacacacacacacacagtagctgcgaaggggggaggggggatgtagaataatttttttttttgccagCGCTGAAGATGTCTATATcagtctgctaatacaggaccagtaaaggcccagtgcactacttttgtgaaaaaatGTAAACTACATGTATTTGTAAATGTAACTTATTTCTATGTGAACTGAAATGGTCTATTCATTTATTTTACTAGACTCTCTTaaccagagcaatttacagtactgagtgcatacattttcacactggtcccccgtgggaatcaaacccacaacccgagcagtgcaagcaccatgctctaccaactgagccacatcatcacaaaacacttgatgtctcaatgtactcaGTTACTGTATTGAacattgtttttcttcatggtgatggaaagtctacaggttctaacctagatgaccagcctatatacaatacagtaatgtacatttacattaagtggtttgtaaggatggtaaattaaaactgcacaaaaagtggttgtttttcatcaagacaaatattaatttgatgtggatgttttgAGTCTTTGCCTAAAACAAaagagggctcccgagtggtgcagcggtctaaggcactgcatcttagttcccagaggcgtcactacagaccctggtttgattccaggctgtatcacaaccggacgtgattgggagcccCATAAGGCAGCActcaataatatatatttttattctgaTTTTTCAGGGGGGCTGCAGcatcctcagcacccctacttcagacagacagacagacagacagacagacatctataACATACTTTCCTATTGTTTCTGTCAGAGGAAACGTCATTACTGGATATTGGACTGGAAGAATATTACTCTGTATCAGAATGAGACAAGCACCAAGTACTACAAGGTAGGTCAATGGTTGTTGCTTAGCTTCTTAGACCTCACTGCCCttttctgagatatctactgcagccctttgtgctgttgtctgtgcccaacaatttttgtaccatgttttgtgctgctaccatgttgtgctgctaccatgttgtgttgctgccatgctatgttgttgtcttaggtcttgcgttatgtagtgttgtctctcttgtcgtgtatttttatttaatttatttgtatttttattcccAGCCTCCATCcttgcaggaggccttttggtaggccgtcatcgtTAACAACAAATTACTATTTAcaggcttgcctagttaaataaaggttaaataaaacattaaaaaagttacatGGGATGAAAGAATCATCTAGCATTTACCAAACCAAGGCCAGTCAGTCACCTCAACACGACAGTActgacctctagtggccaaatagaatatcaacatcaacaaatatgtttttttctgtcttccactctcccttattttgggctcccgagtggcgcagcggtctaaggcactgcgtctcagtgctagaggtgtcactacagaccctggtttgattccaggctgtatcacaaccggccctgattgcgagtcccatagggcggcgcacaattgacccagcgtcgtctgggttaggacggggtaggccgtcattgtaaataagaatttgatcttaactgacttgcctagttaaataaaattagcCCATGTCTCAGCCTTTCCCTTACATTTTCATCcattctcctccccttcctccatctCTAGGAGCTTCCTCTGTCTAACGTGCTGCAGGTGCGAGGCCCCGCCCAGCTGTCTGGCCCCTTGTTGCCAGACAACAGTGTCCACTCGTTCGAGGTGGTGACGGGCACGCTGGTATACTGTGTGCTGGCGGGCAGGGACGGGCAGGCCTGGGAGACCGCAGTACGCCAGGCTCTGATGCCCGTCCTGAGCAGCGGGCAGACGGGCAGACAGGGTGAGTCAGAGAGTTAGCTAGCTTGTTTGGACTGTGGTAGAAGTGTagtcaaagacagtacagtatgaagacaggcaGAATCCTCGATCAGACTTGTAGACGATGTCATGGCGACTTTGGCTAGCTAAAGTCATGTGCAGGAACATGTCATCGGGTCTAACGGTCGACTCGCGCCGAACTGCACATGtacaggccgtcaaatcaaatgCACTCCATCCATATAAAGTTGTTGATGAAAATGAAAACGTTAGTTTGTCACTTTTTTTACGAGGTAAAATAAGGCCTGAAAACTACggcaattttttttttcaacagcAAGAGAGGAGTTAGCACAATTATTCAAtaggtgtctccataatgacaatcTAAATACGCTCAAATTGCTTCTCCGCATTTCTCCCTTTGCTACTGGGTAATCAAACCAAATCATTTAATCTGAACTATAGAAGTGATTGATAGTGAATGATTAAGAGGTGGGGACCCTCAGCAACAGGGCTCCAGCCAGTGAGGGGCCAAAGGAGGTACATGCTTGTGCTGCTGCAATTCCCCATCACCACATAAGAGACGGAGAgtagaggaacagacagagatAATGTTAATGGGCAATTTATTGTCATCAAGAGACTTGAACACGGCATTGGTAATGGTCATTGAATCACCAGCTGGAATGTTGATTATTCCTCCAAATGTGCTTATGATTTGAGAGTTTCTTGCTGTGGTATCTTATCACCCACACACAGTTGCTTCTTGCTTGTGACTTTCATCAATAATCAACGAGTAAGACTCATTCCCAATGTCCTTTATTAGTTCCTCATGCACTGCAGGCCCTATAACTGCATTTATGAGCGCTGTGCATTTTGTTCTGTGGATATTGATTCCTTTATTAGCAATGTCGTCAACAACACATCCCAGGTGATCTGCAGTTGCAATGCTGGAGTGGCATGTAATATGTGCAGCCATCTGTAACTCTGATCGTTTAACTGTGTTATTCTCTCGTACAAATGTAGTTCCTGTGTCAGACAATGTTCTTGCGTTAGAAAATGGAGCAGCATTTCTCTTGTGTTTCTCCGTTTGTGCATGAGAATTAAGATCAATAACGTTACACACAGTAAGCTTTTCTGTCATCTCCTGGGGTGCTCTTAGTCCATTCCTTTATATCCCGTTCTCTTTCCCAGTCTTTGCAATATTTTCGCCCATATTTTGCCCATGGAC is a window of Salmo salar chromosome ssa18, Ssal_v3.1, whole genome shotgun sequence DNA encoding:
- the LOC106578015 gene encoding serine/threonine-protein kinase D3 isoform X1, whose protein sequence is MDSGISSSLSSMSMTPSSPGTPGRPPHTAAPGPLQAPLGTALVQFQLGLFREVVRVSGGQLSYCHAKRLAAEIIERKAPDCNVVGVGEKVLLFRHQTGLEHLLHRLTDQDALLDGDLIEIILSGSATVTEIKIRPHSLAVQSYRTPTFCHHCGEMLWGLVRQGLKCEGCGLDFHKRCALQLPSDCRRARRRVCGPSLSLFPPARPRTHSLSTPAGGSMEEISMSKPRPRPPSWADQPVWLGVVQGTGGVAGRARVPHTFHIHSYTKPTVCQHCYHLLKGLFRQGLQCSDCKLNCHRRCESSLVPADCPGVRTNTNGEGDSVSSLGYNDDTEEEDMRCSMTSLEDHDDEPSTEDPFAEIKEVGHQPPITPCFSSYIPLMRVVQSVRHTKRRASGVLREGWLLHHTNTDTLRKRHYWILDWKNITLYQNETSTKYYKELPLSNVLQVRGPAQLSGPLLPDNSVHSFEVVTGTLVYCVLAGRDGQAWETAVRQALMPVLSSGQTGRQDHGPQSGEKPDVSSVYQIFTDEVLGSGQFGVVYRGTHRQSGHPVAIKVIDKTRFPTKQERQLRNEQAILQNLSHLGIVLLEGMFETLEHVFVVMEKLHGDMLEMILSNEKGRLPERTTRFLVTQILEALRYLHFKHIAHCDLKPENVLVASPDPFPQVKLCDFGFARIIGEKSFRRSVVGTPAYLAPEVISIHGYNRSLDMWAVGVVLYVSLSGTFPFNEDEDISQQITNAAFMFPRLLWSNISLEAVSLINNLLQVSVRRRFSVGKALGHPWLQDFQLWCDLREFEQRMGCQYLTHEGDEDHWRLHAQERGLLFPSHLPWTPGHDNSL
- the LOC106578015 gene encoding serine/threonine-protein kinase D3 isoform X2, with translation MDSGISSSLSSMSMTPSSPGTPGRPPHTAAPGPLQAPLGTALVQFQLGLFREVVRVSGGQLSYCHAKRLAAEIIERKAPDCNVVGVGEKVLLFRHQTGLEHLLHRLTDQDALLDGDLIEIILSGSATVTEIKIRPHSLAVQSYRTPTFCHHCGEMLWGLVRQGLKCEGCGLDFHKRCALQLPSDCRRARRRVCGPSLSLFPPARPRTHSLSTPAGGSMEEISMSKPRPRPPSWADQPVWLGVVQGTGGVAGRARVPHTFHIHSYTKPTVCQHCYHLLKGLFRQGLQCSDCKLNCHRRCESSLVPADCPGVRTNTNGEGDSVSSLGYNDDTEEEDMRCSMTSLEDHDDEPSTEDPFAEIKEVGHQPPITPCFSSYIPLMRVVQSVRHTKRRASGVLREGWLLHHTNTDTLRKRHYWILDWKNITLYQNETSTKYYKELPLSNVLQVRGPAQLSGPLLPDNSVHSFEVVTGTLVYCVLAGRDGQAWETAVRQALMPVLSSGQTGRQDHGPQSGEKPDVSSVYQIFTDEVLGSGQFGVVYRGTHRQSGHPVAIKVIDKTRFPTKQERQLRNEQAILQILEALRYLHFKHIAHCDLKPENVLVASPDPFPQVKLCDFGFARIIGEKSFRRSVVGTPAYLAPEVISIHGYNRSLDMWAVGVVLYVSLSGTFPFNEDEDISQQITNAAFMFPRLLWSNISLEAVSLINNLLQVSVRRRFSVGKALGHPWLQDFQLWCDLREFEQRMGCQYLTHEGDEDHWRLHAQERGLLFPSHLPWTPGHDNSL